Proteins found in one Planococcus citri chromosome 2, ihPlaCitr1.1, whole genome shotgun sequence genomic segment:
- the LOC135834673 gene encoding uncharacterized protein LOC135834673 has translation MCKYCEYDNPLVSVCRELYIYERRVFDISGTCVRFVEKLYRSRVNSTMADDQITVILCSKCHKPIFDPNQRVNHDNLPTLAATRCHAFHPFCLSQMRGESMASDENGNFVLCPELNCNRAIRPLDANFISPATDQIAAAPIARPDPQIELDAARQRISRYEYIMENYRESVQDRDATIRRLQNQLQHQREVNRQLRNENATLVNRNQATRPPRVNVASRNMPNRNAAVTSTTDQRRVSTTSTTSTNTDTTPANTATNAVTTSTTNATNVTSPTPGMSSGNVATVRPFDNATSHRRPTNSHAAAALSNYEYDTPMRDLPQYNADGSIATMGFRPLRSGPAPSNDRYEAIPPTARNPTSKFITEPAKPAEKQRPHCMANLSKSHNRFYKKFKIDSKMLKPFYPLNALPHEFTTLGVFVGENDARSAVAAQDVLLAGDGFVLGVAEWIMYQRDIREYMHPGLYGREIRIREFISTLASFKRLPPRLIISIGNLDAFDNFDSEEFKELFRRLIKICRDRGVREIYAVPIIQHAEQDETVYASVMSVFEVNYSTMLGGRYALIDPYPWFVNYTPTVGERPPMYTIQEHEEFAVWIRHTFIPPTNDASEAIRQRYREPENLLRNPTAESQSENESSSTTDNRQLTHGPASTSRDAQPHQAVNDLTEDDAQPGPSTKAAHTESWVNLTAGQDSENHTNDDVSTAEEKIDESEGFSGVRANEQEARPPTPQPDNNDDADNDSVDSKLHIDEDMKSLSTTVSELSDDENQQAENTGKTDGDATTAPNLTTDEEMLE, from the coding sequence ATGTGTAAATACTGCGAGTACGATAATCCTCTAGTGTCGGTGTGTCGCGAATTATATATCTACGAACGCAGAGTGTTCGACATCTCGGGTACGTGTGTACGATTCGTGGAAAAACTTTACCGATCGCGAGTGAATTCAACCATGGCCGACGACCAAATTACGGTAATCTTGTGCTCCAAATGTCACAAACCGATTTTCGACCCAAACCAACGAGTAAATCATGATAATTTACCGACGCTGGCCGCCACGCGCTGCCACGCTTTTCACCCGTTTTGCCTTAGCCAAATGCGAGGTGAGTCGATGGCTTCCGacgaaaatggcaattttgtatTATGCCCAGAGCTGAATTGTAACCGAGCGATAAGGCCACTCGACGCGAACTTCATTAGTCCGGCAACCGATCAAATCGCCGCAGCTCCAATTGCCCGTCCGGACCCACAAATTGAACTCGACGCGGCCCGCCAACGAATTTCGAGGTATGAATACATCATGGAAAATTATCGCGAATCGGTGCAAGATAGAGATGCGACGATTCGCCGCTTACAAAATCAATTGCAGCACCAGCGAGAAGTCAATCGCCAACTACGTAACGAGAACGCTACGCTCGTAAATCGTAACCAAGCTACCAGGCCGCCGCGAGTCAATGTAGCCAGTCGCAATATGCCTAATCGTAACGCAGCTGTTACTAGTACCACCGATCAGCGACGTGTATCCACGACTTCGACGACTTCGACGAATACCGATACGACTCCGGCAAATACCGCCACAAACGCGGTGACGACTTCGACGACCAACGCCACGAACGTGACATCGCCGACACCTGGTATGTCTTCTGGAAACGTAGCGACCGTACGGCCTTTCGATAATGCTACGTCTCACCGCCGACCTACGAATTCGCACGCTGCTGCCGCATTGTCCAACTACGAATACGATACGCCGATGCGAGATCTACCCCAATATAATGCAGATGGATCGATCGCAACCATGGGCTTCCGACCCCTTCGATCTGGTCCAGCGCCAAGCAACGACAGATACGAGGCGATTCCACCTACCGCACGCAATCCAACGAGCAAATTCATCACCGAGCCTGCGAAACCTGCCGAGAAACAAAGACCGCATTGCATGGCAAATCTTTCGAAAAGCCACAAtcgtttctacaaaaaattcaagatcgaCTCCAAAATGCTCAAGCCATTCTATCCGCTCAACGCCCTACCTCACGAGTTTACGACACTTGGCGTATTCGTCGGCGAAAATGACGCGAGATCGGCGGTCGCCGCACAAGACGTGTTATTGGCTGGTGATGGATTTGTGCTAGGTGTAGCTGAATGGATTATGTACCAACGCGATATACGCGAATACATGCATCCCGGTCTGTATGGACGCGAGATTCGTATTCGAGAATTCATCAGCACGCTCGCAAGTTTCAAACGGCTACCGCCTCGCCTCATCATCTCCATTGGTAATCTTGATGCGTTCGATAATTTCGACAGCGAAGAATTCAAAGAACTATTTCGCAGATTAATCAAGATTTGCCGCGACCGCGGAGTGCGTGAAATTTACGCTGTGCCAATTATTCAACACGCGGAGCAAGATGAAACTGTATACGCTTCGGTCATGTCAGTGTTTGAGGTGAACTACAGCACCATGCTCGGCGGACGCTACGCATTGATCGACCCTTATCCGTGGTTCGTGAACTACACCCCGACAGTAGGTGAACGACCTCCCATGTACACGATACAGGAACATGAGGAGTTCGCGGTATGGATACGGCACACGTTCATTCCGCCGACCAACGATGCCAGCGAGGCAATACGTCAACGGTATCGAGAACCCGAAAATCTTCTTCGCAACCCGACGGCAGAATCGCAGTCCGAAAATGAATCTTCGTCGACGACTGACAACCGCCAGCTGACGCATGGCCCAGCTTCGACGTCGCGCGACGCTCAGCCGCACCAGGCCGTCAACGATTTGACTGAAGACGATGCCCAACCTGGCCCATCGACGAAAGCCGCACACACCGAGAGTTGGGTAAACCTTACCGCCGGCCAAGACTCCGAAAACCATACCAACGACGACGTTTCAAcggccgaagaaaaaattgacgaaagcgAAGGTTTTTCGGGCGTTCGAGCGAACGAACAGGAAGCACGGCCACCAACGCCTCAACCGGATAACAACGACGATGCCGATAACGATTCTGTCGATTCCAAACTCCATATTGACGAGGACATGAAATCGCTATCTACCACGGTCTCAGAGCTGAGCGACGATGAAAATCAGCAAGCTGAAAATACTGGAAAAACCGACGGCGATGCGACAACCGCTCCAAATCTAACCACGGACGAAGAAATGCTCGAATAA